GTCATTTAAGCTTTTATCAGATTTGCGTTAAGATCTAGCTGGCTGCCTGTATATCTGTCTTTGTAAGAGTATACTACAACTTTATTGACTTTTGTTTTTTCCTATTATTCTGTAGTTCGTGATTTGTCTTTGGTCTCCTATGAATATGTTTTGCCTTCAATAGCAGTCTTCTGTACACTACATGTGAGCACAGTGCAATGCAAACTCAAAATTTGATTGAATACAAATTATTATTTAGAGAGCCCTGTAAATTTAGGATAAGTAATAAAATTCTTAAGAATAACTAACTTGTCATGTATTCAACAGATCGCTGAAGAGTGCAGTGGCTTACCAATTGCTTTGTGCAAGATTGGAGAAGCTATGTCTCCAAAAACAGAGGTCGATGAATGGAGAGGTGCTCTTCGGCTATTGAAGACGTCAAATCTTGATGGAATCTCAGATGGATACGAGGATGTGTTTCAACAGCTGAAAATAAGTTTTGATCAGATAGGGAAACAGCTACAGAATCGATTTCTGATATGCTCTTTGTGGCCCGAGAATGAGAACATTCCTGTAGAAAAGCTAACTGAGTGGTGGATGGGGCTTGGGTTGATTGAAGCTTCTGATCGTGTTACAACAGGGAAGCGCACAATCTGTCACCTGCTGAGTTCTTCATTGTTAGAAAAAGGTGACACTGGAATGTTTTGTGCCGAGACTTCTCACGTTAAGATGCATAAAATGTTTCAGAAAATGGCTCAGTGGGTTGTTAATAATCAAGGAGAAGAGAAACCGTGGTTGCCACTATCCCTCTGTGAATGTTCGACATTACCAGGGCCGAAATGGTGTTCAATAGAAAGAGCTTGGGTATCACGACTAGAAACTGGGAGATGGGAAAATAACAGAACCattttgtcttcaacatcttcccCAGGCCCCCCACCATTAACTATGCTGATATCATCCCATGCCTTCTCATTGGATCTAATCACGTGTTGTCAGAAAATCACGTTTTTGGATCTGGAGGGGACAGGTATAAGTGAATTCCCGTACGCCATTTGCTCTTTGCGTGAAGTGCAGTATCTTAACCTTTCTGGCACAAGAATAGAAGAATTGCCTCAGGAAATGCGCCGACTGTCGAAGCTTAAATTCTTGCTTGTTAGAGATGCCGGGGCTCTCCAAAGGGTAGCTAAAGAATTAATCCGAAGTCTGATAGATCTGGTTATGGTGGATCTTTTCTGTTCCAGTggcttttctactcatgttgagtaTGCGCCATCACTTCTGGCTGAACTAGCCACCCCTGGTATAGAGCTTGCACTTGGCTTCACGGCACAGAGCATGACACATTTGAGTGAACTAGGAAAGTTGCAATGGGTCCGTACAGAGGCACTGTGCTTGCACCATTTTGAAGAGAAGTCAAAACTTgttgacctgcaccttgtcgttaATTTACGGAGTCTGCGAGAACTGACTATCAGGGACACATCTGAAAACCTTGAGCTCTTAATAGCTCAGCATGGCACAAGTTTGCTCCATAGCCTGAACTTCCTTGAGCTGAACAATCTGAGGAAACTAAAGGAAATAAAGTGGAGAAATGCAGGTAATGACATCACAGTGGTTAACATTTGTCATTGTGATAAATTGAAACAAATCACATGGGTCTGTGAGCTTCAGCAACTGGAGCAGCTGACAGTTACATATTGCCAAGAAATGGAGCAACTTTTTTCCACCTCAAAGTTGCGCCCTCATCAAGTGGTAACTGGCTTTCCTAAAATGAGAAGACTCTATTTGGAGAACTTGCCGAAGCTGTCGATTTTTTTTGAGAAAGCTATGGAGCTGGATGAACTGACATATGTTTGTATCACTGGGTGTGCAAAACTGAAGCCCCTAAATGTTAGTAAAGCCAGTGACAACAACAAGATCAGATTAGAATGTGATAAAGATTGGTGGCATGGCTTAGGAGGTGGTCAGGCAATCATGAGCTGTTTCAAACCATGTTGTTGCTGGGAGAAGGTCGAGGACGAGGAAATTTGAAACTCCAGCTGCTGCTGGAAATTGCAATGAAGAAAGGAAGACAATACCAGTGAGAGTTGGACGATGACAGTACACACAGGGACACAAATAACATAGATTAGTTACGACAAAAGCTTCCTGTTCAGTCTGTGAGGTCAAAAGATGAGTTACAAGCCAAATTGCTCGACCGTCTAACCCTGCCCTGAAGCTTCCTTGCTGGGGTGAGGTAGACAACAGACTGGTTCAGTTTTATGGATATCCTTGTTATTCCTTGTACTTTGCTGTTAGATTTTCCTTTCGTTTGCTTTTCTCGTCTTACTACCCTTTAGCTGAAGTTGAAGGAGGAGGGGACTGATTCATATGATTTCCCTTTGAATTCCAATCTATTTACTTGAGTCTTTTCTTTGTTTTCCTTGGTTCTCAATAAACATTGAAGTTCTCATCTGTTAGTATCATGAATCATGATCTTTGTATTTCCACTTTATACCTGATGGACAGTGTTGCATATCGGGAAGCTCTATACATTTTTATGTGCAGGTTTCCCATCACATAAAAGTGCTATTAGTCATATATCTCTAGGCGTCAGCATTTCGGGAATGCAAGTCTGAAGATAGAAGATTCTACCTATTCTGCAAAGACCCTTCATCTGAAGACGGCTTCAAATGATGATCCAATCGATTGGATTGAGGCTTTGATCTTGGCAAGGAGTGTTTACCCACTCAGGTCACTCCATGGAAGTACTAATTATGTGCAGAGTGATGTTTTGGTTTCAATGTAAGACTCCGAAACGGGATGCATCAGGAGGGTCTGAACGAGAGTCTTATACAAGATGGTGAACAGATTATACTTTCGGAATTCTCAAGCTTTCAGAAACAACTGAAGGTCTGAAACTACGTTAGGATCATCTAAGCTTATATGGATCCAGTAGACAACATTTTGAGGTAAGAACAACTGCATTTTGATGCTCATAGTCGTGCACATTCTTTAGGGTGTTGCAAACTTTTAGTGCATAGCTTGGAACAGAAGTGGGAATGCTTGTACCTAAAATCAAATAATGGAACTTCATCTTTATGTGTCCTTAAAAGGTTACTCTGTTCTCTTTTAATTTTACATAGTATTTTATACACATAGTTGTGCAGGAAGGTGGAACTCCAACACAGGGGTGTGGATAAGAAATGAATTTTCTAGTTATCAACATGGAAATGCTAGTTGTATGATCACACACGTACTAAGCTAACCACTGCACTATATTTTCTTGTGTCTTGTTCTCCTACCTCTATTGAATGCTTTTAGTTATGCTCCATTTTGTCGTCTGAGTAATTTAAATGTTCTGCCTTTAATTTTCTGTACATACATGTTGTATTGTATCTGATAAGTAACTCGTCACGTTCCCAACTTGAAGAATTGCAAAAGAAGATGGGTGATAGCCAACAAGATTGATTTTGACTTGTCTTCATCCACAACTTATTTCTTTTACTGTTAACTAAATATTTTCCAATACATGATTTAATATCAAGGCTGGATTCCTACGACTCACCACAACAACTTAGAAATTGCCTTCGTTTTCTGGACCACTACAGCCAAGTAACTAAACCCAAGAGTAAGATAAGGAGCTCAATGAGGGATGCTGAGTTTCTGCACTAGAGCACACCTGAGCTCTTTATAGCGTCTCAGGATCTTTTGCATTTATATCCTGGGTGAGATATGCGTGAACAGGTAATACTGTAAATGGTGAAATATGTACTGTGGAACCTCTGAGCTGTGGTCCAGGAGTCGAACGGATAACCGGCCGCCGTGAAGGTTTTCCAGGTGAGGCATGGCTCATCACGTCAGATGGTGTCCCAAGCTGTGGAACAGGAAATAGACTTTCCCGTTAGTGGAGGGACAGTAGTTGTAACTGCGAGGATGGGTGGGTGTCATCTCTTTCCTGTAGCCGCTAGATTTTTCCGTTAGTGAGGGCTCGTACCTAGGAGCAGAGCCATCCGTGGGAAGGATCTGGGGCCGTGAGGAGATGGAGTTCTTGATCCAGCCAATTAAAAAGCAAGCCACTGATTCTCCGGTCTCCACCATCATGTGTCTGAAGTCTCCTTCCCTGAGATTGACCTTCCTTGTGCTCATCTTGCGGAGCAGATTCATGGTCCATGAGAAGGTTAATAATAGTGATATCGTGATGGAGCCGCTACATTATCCCATCGCCGCATGGGCGGGCGAGCTGCACCAGGCACCGTCCCCGCCGTTTAGCTGACCCAGGCAGTGGTGGTTGCGGAAAGGGAAAATTCACCCCAAGCATCCGAACAATCTAAATGCAAGATGAACCCGCAAGCTCCTGGATGTACGCGCGTAGGTATGTACCCACTTCCAAATCCGATTTTGATACTGGTCCCTGTTAATCTTTGCATTGCCTTGTATGCTAGTGCAATGAATTGCAATGACATGTAGGTTTCTACTTTCACTGGATGCTAATGTAATCTTCGTAACTAGAATAACATCTCCCACACTCATTATTTACTTTGGTCATGCTGTTTTTCCTTCCAGAAAATGTCATATTTGTGAAGCATAACTTGAATGTGCTCCCTGTGATAGGCTTGAAATGAATTGGTCAATTCAAATGAAGGTTTCCTGAGGTGTAGTTTCCATTTTCATTATAATCCATCAGGTTCATTTGTGCAGGAACCAGAGCGGAGAGACAGATTCTAATGGCTCAGTGGGGTATTCCATACAGATAGGGCACAGTGGTCAACTGGTCATTGTTTACGAGACAACAAAGTTTAAGCAGCACAACTTGAACCTAATACAGGTATTTTTCTTCTTCAGAGAAACAtgtactccctctattcactttCATAAGgcgttgaagacatttcagacagcaTGCAAAGCAGCCCATTttcagttgtctgaaacgacttacaaaagtgaacagagggagataGTTTGTGGATGTGCTTTTTTCCTACCAAAAATACTAGGTGTCAGGCTAGACAGTCTGCTGGGGAAGGTAGCACACTTTGTTTTGAAATACCGAGCACATGGAAGGTGGTTTTGTCCTGAAATTTTACATAACTCAATCTGAAAATGTGCAGATGACAGATCAACCAGCGAACGCTCTCTGCCTTGCGCTACATCTGATCACCTACAAAAGAGACAAGCCCTGAGCAATCGCCCACGCCTTCACTCATTTTGGAGATCGCTCAGTTTGCAAAGGACAAGCTTCAGGCCGTAAGCGAGATTTACATCGACCTGCCTAATGATGGCACTACTGTCTTTGGTGAATGGCAAGCTGAACTTGCCGGACGGAAGTACGACTTCCAACGGGCTTCAAGAGAAACCCCTGGATCAGGGGCGCTACACCATACCCACCTCAAGCTAGCGTTACGGAACTATTACTTTGGTTCTTTACCAGTGCGTCAAATCAGGAACTGTCGAGGCAAGTTTTTTGACATGCAGTGTTGTCACTAACTTTGTGCTTCCAAAAGCATCTGTCATGACATGCACATATATGCTCTGCAGGAACTATCTTATGCATGAGGTACCAAGGTTCATTAGGATAACGGGCTCAGCAATAAAGGGTCAGCTCGGAGGTACTCACCAAATTGATCATGAATTCATGTCAGACCAATAATCCCCATACCTCACATGGAGACACCCGACTGAGACTGAACCAGAATTCTCGGTAAGTACCCCTACCAACTTAAGGTTAAGTTGCAATGGTGCCTAAGCACACAAGTTTAAGTCCTCACCAAACTTATGTATGTTCCTTCCCAAGTCACTCATGCTTTTGTATTGCAGTATCATACCCTTCTGTCCCTGCCTCTCATCACTATAAGCCACTCCCCATGCACATCATAAGGTGTCCAAAACCAAGACGGAAGCCCTCCACGAGTGCTTGAAGCTCCTGGGCAACCTCCCCGCACTCACGGATGAGGCACTATCGAAGGTTCTTGCGCCATCGGGCTTCTGCATTTGCACTTTAAGAATATCGGCGGCTTGCAACATAATTGTCATTTAGCCACCAGCCTCCACCCTCATGAACCTATTTTAGACTTGTGTACTATGTCCGAACGTCTGCTTGAACGATTGTCTCGCCGATCAACTGTCTCGCCATCTATGTCGAATCATGTACCTGTGCTTTGTTGTGCGTTATGCCAACATTCTGATCTCGACCCTAGTAGTTCAAATACCAAAACCCCTACTTGTGAAGAAGTTTTTGTTACCATGTTTGCCCACTTGTTTGATTGCAACTTGCGACCTGGCTGTTTACGATCTTGCCGGTGCCGGGGGTTGCGTTCATGTGTTGTCCTGGTGACCTGGTCGAATCCTTGCGTGGTTGTCTTGTCTCCCTATGGTCCACGTGTGATTGCCTGCGTTACCGCCGTCGGTGCCGTTTTACCGTATTGACCGGTGCCAATCGTAGAGCTATCGCCAGTGCCGCTGATCGTCGTGGAGACGCTATCGCTTCTGATCGGTGCCGCTTGGGCCGTATAATCTAGAGATCTTGCCGCTAGGCGTTTCGTGTTCgtttttgttttctctttcaacCTTCCGTGGGTTATAAACTTATAAATAGGCCTTCATTTCTGTGATATTGTGATTGTTCTGTGGGCTTTGCTTCCTCGCTTTCGGTATACATTCATTGTTTTCCCTGCTGCTGCTCGcctgaaggaggaggaggagcgtcgtGTCGCCTGCTGCTGCCGGGATGTGACCGCGCCGTTTCGAAGATGGACGTGCCGAGGGAGGACGCGGGGTGCGGGTGCGGGTGTGGGCGCAGCCATCCGCGTCCAGGAGGAGGACGCCGCTTCGACGCGCGCCGGGGAGTCCAACGACATTGCTGCTGGGTCGCGCTAGGTGCAAGTGCAACGGAGGGGTTCGTACGTCGACCATGGGGTGCCTCCATCGCGTACTGATTATGTGCAGCCGGGCCCTTTGCGCTGGAGGGCGCTGCCTCCACGTCCGTGTACGAGACCGATGGCCATGGACCCAGGTATCATGGATCTCTTCCCTTCTCTTTTACGGGGCGACGACACGTACAGCCGTGGAGTCCAGCGACCCCAGTCTGTTCCGGAGGACAAGGGATCTGCACGTCATGGTGCAGATTTCCAAATTCTGGTACGTGTACGGCTGGGTCGCTTCTTGGGCTTGATTTTTTTGCTTTGTTTTTGTTGATTGATTGACCCTCAAGTCTAAAGTTCCAAATGGCATGTCTACGGTCTACTTCTCTAGATTCAGGAATTGCATATATAACGTGCTGCCCATCTACTGCATCTGCTTGGCTGCTCAAGGAGAGAATCGCAAGTTCATCTATGTCTAGAAGCTACTTGAATTTCAGTCATCAAATTAGTTTGCCTGTCCTGTTGGTACTACCTGTTCTGTAGTAATTTTTTAGCTTGCTGCTGCCTCTTCTTCTATTGCCTGTTCTCTTGCTAATACATGTTCTGCTTCTGCACTATTTTCTTTTTCTTGTAGTGAAGACAGAGAGTATGCATCCTTGTAAGTTTCCAACTGTGCTATGTTGTCTCAGATCGATCTACCTGTCCTGTTTGACGCCAGCCTCCAGCTGTAGGGTAAATGGTAATTCCCTCTCAGAAATCAGTTCTTTTTTCAGTTAATAGCAGAATTAAGGGGAAGGAATCAGAGCCTTTGGATTCGGGTGGGCGGCAGATCATGCCCGCTACAGCACGACATAGTTCTGTATTCTTAACTCAAATATGCAATGTGGGTTCACTGATTTGTGTTAGTATTTGTTTCACTTATATATCTGTAGATAGGAAGCAGTCATAAAGCGCGTAAGATTTGGATTGGACGCGTAAGATTTGGATTGTGCCATTTATGTACCATATTTTTGTTGTCCACTTGAGCATATCTTTTAAATTTGTCCATGATTACCCAATAAATAGTTCTCTTTATGATGTTATTTGGCATGATTGTATATAATGTTTAGCTGTAAGGGGCACTGTAAAGTGGTACCACTCGAACTAAGGCGTGTAGCCCAACTACTACTTAATTGGCCATGTTGTATTTGTGCTCAACAAAAAACTGTAACATGCAGACATTAGCAATCCACGCTAAGTTAATCTTTTAAAAATTGCTGCGAGGGAATGATGGTATACATGGTATAGTAGTATTGTTTGAGAATATAAGATGCTtgggaaaagaaaagagaaaagatccCTTTATCACTATGCATGCAAGCGTAGAAAAAAAAAACCGCCACGCAAAGCAGCCGGAGAAAAGATCTACTATTCATTAATACGCATGCAAATGAGAAGAAAAAAAGAACCAAAACTGCACTACAACCAGTAGTGTATGTGATCTCTTAACCAGTACGcacggaaaagaaaaaaaaatcaaaattgtccatgctataacacGTGGCCACCCCACAGTCACCTCGCGTCTTAATACCATGCACGTACTCACNNNNNNNNNNNNNNNNNNNNNNNNNNNNNNNNNNNNNNNNNNNNNNNNNNNNNNNNNNNNNNNNNNNNNNNNNNNNNNNNNNNNNNNNNNNNNNNNNNNNNNCCACACATGTCGTGTACTCAAAATTACACGCGGGAATCACCTATTAGTTCGGTCAAGATCCAAAGAGGGAAAAAAGAATGAAAGATGCTTGGTGACTAGTAATTGCGAGATAAGTATTAGGCTTTGGATACTATTTGCTCTCTTTTTATTTAATCTGTGCACAAGAGAGATTAGCATGTTGTTGTTTACCATCACTTGGGCATTAAGTTCTGATTTTATGAAAGTTTTTTAAGAAATTGAAACGGAAAATAAATACCTTTGCCTTTTCTAATTTGTGAAAAAAGCGTGAAGATCGGGTATTAGGTTTTGAAAGTGAAGGCAGACAAATATAAGTTCACGTAGAATAGAAAAACTAACATACTGGTGTGCCCAAAGTGCGGCCATCACTGAAAAAACTATTAATTGAAAGAAAAACATATGTACATAAAAATTTATATACTATGGctttctttggttcataggataggattatcacaGGAATAGGAAACTTGTAGAAAATGAGATGACaaatatctcaaatcctatgagtatgattaggaaaagagatgtcatttggttcacatcataggaattaatttttccattgagtctaggctcatgtttattttcctttgaaatgtcactagtagaaaaaggacctaatatgaagcacattagtcccggtttgaaaatgaaccggcactaatatgatcattagtgccggttccaacggctaggtgggCGGAGCTCattacacgaaccggtactaaagaggctgtggcaagctgtggtcaggctggggccccaccagcacctttagtaccggtctatgccacaaaccggtactagaggTTTCTAGTTGATTCATTCTGCAGTGCTTTTTTAGTCCCAGCTCGCTCCGCTAACagagtttttaccaccttaaatatgt
Above is a window of Triticum dicoccoides isolate Atlit2015 ecotype Zavitan chromosome 5B, WEW_v2.0, whole genome shotgun sequence DNA encoding:
- the LOC119307160 gene encoding disease resistance protein RPS2-like, which encodes MQARRKTKRVPGLVDEGKDLLLKARQNPRPVSALQPQYPRERLWGMEHYKDKLIDLITNDREAPLLAITGMAGVGKSTLLKTLCESVPLYDFFEELIYVRAGIKPTVHELQQYVGTYLGIHLPDDHKSRRSAIFTQLADKSFLLILDDVWESINFEEVGIPVPLGELMVQPEYGITRTALRKVVFAARDESACKTWRGHSAYVTRMECLNEQDAFELFAHHAGNTITKDQRILQLAHEIAEECSGLPIALCKIGEAMSPKTEVDEWRGALRLLKTSNLDGISDGYEDVFQQLKISFDQIGKQLQNRFLICSLWPENENIPVEKLTEWWMGLGLIEASDRVTTGKRTICHLLSSSLLEKGDTGMFCAETSHVKMHKMFQKMAQWVVNNQGEEKPWLPLSLCECSTLPGPKWCSIERAWVSRLETGRWENNRTILSSTSSPGPPPLTMLISSHAFSLDLITCCQKITFLDLEGTGISEFPYAICSLREVQYLNLSGTRIEELPQEMRRLSKLKFLLVRDAGALQRVAKELIRSLIDLVMVDLFCSSGFSTHVEYAPSLLAELATPGIELALGFTAQSMTHLSELGKLQWVRTEALCLHHFEEKSKLVDLHLVVNLRSLRELTIRDTSENLELLIAQHGTSLLHSLNFLELNNLRKLKEIKWRNAGNDITVVNICHCDKLKQITWVCELQQLEQLTVTYCQEMEQLFSTSKLRPHQVVTGFPKMRRLYLENLPKLSIFFEKAMELDELTYVCITGCAKLKPLNVSKASDNNKIRLECDKDWWHGLGGGQAIMSCFKPCCCWEKVEDEEI